The Ancylothrix sp. D3o genome window below encodes:
- a CDS encoding sulfite exporter TauE/SafE family protein, whose translation MIDLLLIMTVGFFGSFGHCIGMCGPLTVGFSLSQKIETPQSWQKQIYFHSLLNIGRIISYTLTGAAIGALGEVTIAGGEFAGIGSILRRSIAIITGLLLIFFGLSQIYPNLLQKLPLLPTSFTEKLHNKLSQILIKIARQENKFTPLFLGLLWGFIPCGFLYAAQIKAAETGSLIWGAGTMFAFGLGTMPSLIAAGLFTSKLNSDQRSQLYRLAGWITLTIGILTLLRSDAMVDYTGHAAILLLIIALIARPISRFWAFPLRYRRAFGVGAFILSIAHTFHTLDHTLNWNIEALSFMLPQHQIAIWGGIISLTLMIPLALTSFDKAVNYLGKKWRILHLLSIPALILASLHAILIGSHYLGELQITPAGKISSTILATITIIVVLARFRLFWTILSLEKYYVPPIQSR comes from the coding sequence ATGATAGACCTTTTATTAATAATGACTGTTGGTTTTTTTGGCAGTTTCGGTCATTGTATCGGAATGTGCGGCCCTTTAACAGTTGGATTTTCCCTATCCCAAAAAATAGAAACCCCCCAAAGCTGGCAAAAACAAATTTACTTCCACAGCCTTTTAAACATTGGCAGAATTATTAGCTATACCCTCACCGGCGCAGCCATTGGCGCATTAGGAGAAGTCACCATCGCTGGAGGAGAATTTGCCGGCATTGGCAGCATTTTACGTCGCAGTATCGCCATAATAACCGGCCTCCTACTTATTTTTTTCGGACTCAGCCAAATTTACCCTAATCTTTTACAAAAGCTGCCATTACTACCAACTTCTTTTACCGAAAAATTGCATAACAAACTCAGCCAAATTTTGATAAAAATTGCCCGTCAGGAAAACAAATTTACTCCTTTATTCCTAGGCTTATTATGGGGCTTTATTCCCTGCGGTTTTCTTTATGCAGCCCAAATTAAAGCAGCAGAAACCGGCAGCCTTATTTGGGGTGCTGGCACCATGTTTGCCTTTGGGTTAGGAACCATGCCAAGCTTAATAGCAGCCGGTTTATTTACCTCAAAATTAAACAGCGATCAACGCAGTCAATTATATCGCCTTGCCGGCTGGATAACTTTAACAATTGGTATCCTCACCTTACTGCGTTCTGATGCAATGGTAGACTACACCGGCCATGCAGCAATCCTATTATTAATTATCGCCTTAATAGCCCGTCCAATTAGCCGGTTTTGGGCATTTCCCTTGCGTTACCGGCGCGCCTTTGGAGTCGGCGCATTTATCTTATCAATTGCCCACACATTCCACACCCTCGACCATACATTAAACTGGAATATAGAAGCACTTTCCTTTATGTTACCCCAACATCAAATAGCAATTTGGGGCGGCATAATTTCCCTCACATTAATGATACCCCTCGCCCTGACAAGCTTCGACAAAGCCGTTAATTATTTAGGCAAAAAATGGCGAATTCTACACTTATTAAGCATCCCAGCCTTAATATTAGCCAGCCTCCATGCCATCCTGATCGGTTCCCACTATCTCGGAGAATTGCAAATCACACCGGCCGGTAAAATTTCTAGTACAATTTTGGCAACAATTACTATAATTGTAGTGCTGGCGAGATTTCGCTTATTTTGGACAATCTTATCCCTAGAAAAATACTATGTTCCACCCATTCAAAGCCGGTAA
- the hemL gene encoding glutamate-1-semialdehyde 2,1-aminomutase, with product MITTSLNTTKSEEIFTAAQKLMPGGVSSPVRAFKSVGGQPIVFDRVKGAYIWDVDNNQYIDYVGTWGPAICGHAHPDVIKALHDSLEKGTSFGAPSALENVLAEMVIDAVPSIEMVRFVNSGTEACMAVLRLMRAFTGRDKIIKFEGCYHGHADMFLVKAGSGVATLGLPDSPGVPKSATSNTLTAPYNDLEAVKALFAENKDEICGVILEPVVGNAGFIPPDAGFLEGLREITTENGALLVFDEVMTGFRIAYGGAQEKFGVTPDLTTLGKIIGGGLPVGAYGGRRDIMSMIAPAGPVYQAGTLSGNPLAMTAGIKTLEQLQKQGTYAYLEKITKRLSDGLLQIAKETGHAACGGNISGMFGFFFTAGPVHNYEDAKKCDLNKFSRFHRGMLEHGVYLAPSQFEAGFTSLAHTEEDIDKTLAAAREVMAGL from the coding sequence TTGATTACCACCAGTCTGAACACCACAAAATCTGAAGAAATTTTTACCGCTGCCCAAAAGTTAATGCCGGGTGGTGTAAGTTCGCCGGTTCGTGCTTTTAAATCGGTCGGCGGACAACCGATTGTTTTTGACCGAGTTAAAGGTGCTTACATTTGGGATGTAGATAACAACCAATATATAGATTATGTTGGTACTTGGGGGCCGGCAATTTGCGGTCACGCTCATCCTGATGTGATTAAAGCGCTGCATGATTCCTTAGAAAAGGGTACAAGTTTTGGTGCTCCTTCGGCGTTAGAAAATGTACTGGCAGAAATGGTAATTGATGCCGTTCCCAGTATTGAAATGGTGCGTTTTGTTAACTCTGGCACCGAGGCTTGTATGGCGGTTTTACGCTTAATGAGAGCCTTTACAGGACGCGACAAAATTATTAAGTTTGAAGGCTGCTATCACGGACACGCTGATATGTTTTTGGTAAAGGCGGGTTCGGGAGTAGCTACTTTGGGTTTACCGGATTCTCCGGGGGTTCCAAAGTCGGCTACAAGTAACACTTTGACGGCACCTTATAATGATTTGGAAGCTGTTAAAGCATTGTTTGCAGAAAACAAAGATGAAATTTGTGGAGTAATTTTAGAACCGGTGGTTGGAAATGCCGGCTTTATTCCTCCCGATGCGGGATTTTTGGAAGGGTTGCGAGAAATCACAACAGAAAACGGTGCTTTGTTAGTCTTTGATGAGGTGATGACCGGCTTTCGGATCGCTTACGGCGGTGCTCAAGAAAAGTTTGGTGTGACGCCAGATTTAACGACTTTGGGTAAGATTATTGGCGGTGGTTTGCCGGTGGGTGCCTATGGCGGTCGTCGGGATATTATGTCTATGATTGCACCGGCCGGCCCTGTATATCAAGCCGGCACTTTATCGGGTAATCCTTTGGCAATGACGGCGGGTATTAAAACGCTTGAACAATTGCAAAAACAGGGTACTTATGCGTATTTGGAAAAGATTACAAAACGCTTAAGTGATGGGTTGTTGCAAATTGCGAAAGAAACCGGTCATGCTGCTTGTGGTGGCAATATTAGTGGGATGTTTGGTTTCTTTTTTACGGCGGGGCCGGTGCATAATTATGAGGATGCCAAAAAGTGCGATTTGAATAAGTTTAGCCGGTTCCATCGTGGTATGTTGGAACATGGTGTTTATTTGGCTCCTTCGCAGTTTGAAGCTGGGTTTACTTCTTTGGCGCATACGGAGGAAGATATCGATAAAACTTTGGCTGCTGCGCGGGAAGTTATGGCCGGTTTGTAG
- the hisIE gene encoding bifunctional phosphoribosyl-AMP cyclohydrolase/phosphoribosyl-ATP diphosphatase HisIE: protein MATPTPSTHSIPAEKIRYNEQGLVPAIVQDHLDGTVLMMAWMNAESLQKTLETGESWFWSRSRAEFWHKGATSGHIQKVKTIRYDCDSDCLLVGVEQIGDIACHTGERSCFHQVDGQIIPPPADILSQVFNIICQRRDHPSPESYTCKLLAGGDNKILKKIGEESAEVVMAFKDDDPDQIAGEVADLLYHTMVALAHHKVDIKEVYRKLESRKK, encoded by the coding sequence ATGGCAACACCAACCCCATCCACCCACTCCATCCCTGCTGAAAAAATCCGCTACAACGAACAAGGACTTGTCCCCGCCATCGTCCAAGATCACCTCGATGGCACGGTTTTGATGATGGCGTGGATGAATGCAGAATCATTGCAAAAAACCCTAGAAACCGGCGAAAGTTGGTTCTGGAGTCGTTCTCGCGCCGAATTTTGGCACAAAGGCGCCACATCCGGTCATATTCAAAAAGTAAAAACCATTCGTTATGACTGCGATAGTGATTGTTTACTTGTAGGAGTTGAACAAATTGGCGATATTGCCTGCCACACCGGCGAACGTAGTTGTTTCCATCAAGTAGACGGGCAAATTATACCACCACCGGCAGACATTCTTTCCCAAGTTTTTAACATTATCTGTCAACGCCGAGATCACCCCTCACCCGAATCCTATACCTGCAAATTATTGGCCGGTGGAGACAACAAAATTCTCAAAAAAATAGGTGAAGAAAGTGCAGAAGTCGTTATGGCATTTAAAGACGACGACCCAGACCAAATAGCCGGAGAAGTTGCCGACTTACTGTATCATACAATGGTTGCCCTAGCCCATCACAAAGTAGACATAAAAGAAGTCTATCGTAAACTAGAATCCCGCAAAAAATAA
- a CDS encoding MDR family MFS transporter, with translation MQRDKLFSWLPNLNRQVWILGAGRLLSGIGSGFTLFYAPIFFTEEVGLTKTAVGIALGSASISGVLGRFLSGSLADSPAWGRRRTLLLSALVCAVGCFALATADNLSSLLIGNLLLWFGGGLYWPATEALIADLTNNENRQEAYALNRLADSVGLQLGVVLGGLLISLTSNYRGLFIIDGVSYLVFFGVIWVAIKESSRKNFDESTKPSMLEGWGLALRDRGLLIFALVNVLFTMYICQIQTSMPLYFKDFVSDGTAKGFSTEIITGLFTWHLFLTILFQLPVARFLGRFSHTNSLIFSAFLWGGGFLLIGLTGTLNNLPLLWAILGLAVLAMATVSYTPFASSLVVDLAPESLRGVYLSVNSLCWAIGYFIGPPLGGFMLDLPRPLADGLWLGLALSVGVAVVILKYLGWFLKRR, from the coding sequence TTGCAAAGAGATAAGCTGTTTTCTTGGCTGCCTAATTTAAACCGGCAAGTTTGGATTTTGGGGGCTGGTAGGTTACTTTCTGGAATTGGTAGCGGGTTTACTTTATTTTATGCCCCGATCTTTTTTACTGAGGAGGTGGGGTTAACAAAAACTGCGGTGGGAATTGCGTTAGGTTCTGCGTCTATTTCTGGAGTTTTAGGGCGGTTTTTAAGCGGTTCTCTGGCAGATTCACCGGCCTGGGGAAGGCGGCGGACTTTATTACTTTCTGCTTTGGTTTGTGCGGTGGGTTGTTTTGCTTTGGCTACTGCGGATAATTTGAGTAGTTTGTTGATAGGAAATTTACTTTTATGGTTCGGTGGGGGGTTATATTGGCCGGCAACTGAGGCTTTAATTGCGGATTTAACAAATAATGAAAATCGCCAAGAAGCTTATGCTTTGAATCGTTTGGCGGATAGTGTGGGGTTACAGTTGGGTGTGGTTTTGGGAGGTTTATTAATTTCTTTAACGAGCAATTATCGGGGCTTATTTATTATTGATGGTGTTTCATATTTGGTATTTTTTGGGGTGATTTGGGTAGCAATTAAGGAAAGTTCTAGGAAAAATTTTGATGAGAGTACAAAACCTTCGATGCTTGAGGGGTGGGGTTTGGCTTTGCGAGATCGGGGTTTGTTGATTTTTGCGTTGGTAAATGTTTTATTTACGATGTATATTTGCCAGATTCAAACTTCGATGCCGCTTTATTTTAAGGATTTTGTCTCTGACGGTACGGCTAAGGGTTTTTCAACGGAAATTATTACTGGTTTATTTACTTGGCATCTTTTCTTGACGATTTTGTTTCAGTTGCCGGTGGCGCGGTTTTTGGGCCGGTTTAGCCATACAAATTCTCTAATTTTTTCCGCGTTTTTGTGGGGAGGTGGTTTTTTATTAATTGGGTTAACGGGAACGCTGAATAATTTACCGTTACTGTGGGCAATTTTGGGTTTAGCTGTGTTGGCTATGGCAACGGTTTCTTATACTCCTTTTGCTTCTTCTTTGGTGGTAGATTTGGCGCCGGAGTCTTTGCGGGGTGTGTATCTTTCGGTGAATTCTTTATGTTGGGCAATCGGCTATTTTATTGGGCCTCCTTTGGGTGGGTTTATGTTAGATTTGCCTCGTCCTTTGGCTGATGGTTTGTGGTTGGGTTTGGCGCTGAGTGTGGGGGTTGCTGTTGTAATTTTGAAGTATTTAGGCTGGTTTTTGAAGAGAAGGTGA
- a CDS encoding tetratricopeptide repeat protein, whose amino-acid sequence MSLAPPLIITGLLIALIAVLDFTIFRHHRLGFKYIPGLKLYNKAVEQTKQRNYTSAIGTFTQALQQNPNLIEAYNRRGHARFLAGDTSGAIKDYNQAITLNPSYIEAYINRAYAHNKQGNRTAAIHDYNQATKLYLKQKDPINYRKTLETLKLLPKGEQTNKPIEEKPIPKTPPISNATNNNFEFDHGLYSAQIGDYKGAIQYFNQALKINSQDSIIYYNRGLAYFKLGKNKEALADLTKAIKINPNYIEALLARGDLYRKLPSYQQAIEEYTKVIEINPENAQAYYNRALTYSERSEKSWSLQDKRQAQENYQKAAKLFFEMGDIPNYEKARKHIQQNSPAQPSNLPKSHKLSPSISPQKSKTNPNQFQRQKTKISPRIELEKKLLMLLNGERRTALRLVESAQAKYPDKTIDWYYEKVIWDIERDRGR is encoded by the coding sequence ATGTCCCTAGCGCCCCCACTAATCATCACCGGCCTGCTAATTGCATTGATAGCGGTCTTAGATTTTACCATTTTTAGGCATCACCGGCTCGGTTTTAAATATATCCCAGGACTTAAACTTTATAACAAAGCCGTAGAGCAAACAAAACAACGTAATTATACCAGCGCCATAGGAACCTTTACTCAGGCATTGCAGCAAAATCCCAACTTAATAGAAGCCTACAACCGACGCGGACACGCTCGCTTTCTCGCCGGTGATACCTCTGGCGCAATTAAAGATTACAATCAAGCCATAACCCTAAATCCCAGCTACATAGAAGCCTACATCAACCGTGCCTACGCCCACAACAAACAAGGAAACCGCACCGCAGCCATCCACGATTATAATCAAGCCACTAAGTTATATTTAAAGCAAAAAGATCCAATCAATTACCGCAAAACCTTAGAAACATTAAAACTGCTTCCAAAGGGCGAGCAAACAAATAAGCCGATCGAAGAAAAACCCATCCCCAAAACACCCCCTATCTCTAACGCAACCAACAACAATTTTGAATTTGATCACGGATTATACAGCGCCCAAATAGGAGACTATAAAGGAGCAATTCAATACTTTAATCAAGCTCTAAAAATCAATTCCCAAGACAGCATAATTTACTATAACCGGGGACTAGCTTATTTTAAACTCGGTAAAAATAAAGAAGCCCTAGCAGATTTAACAAAAGCAATAAAAATCAATCCTAACTATATTGAAGCCTTACTAGCACGAGGCGATCTTTACCGCAAACTACCCTCTTATCAGCAAGCCATAGAAGAATACACCAAAGTCATAGAAATTAACCCCGAAAATGCCCAAGCTTATTATAACCGCGCCCTTACCTATTCTGAAAGAAGCGAAAAAAGCTGGTCACTTCAAGATAAACGTCAAGCCCAAGAAAACTATCAAAAAGCAGCTAAATTATTCTTTGAAATGGGAGATATTCCTAATTATGAAAAAGCCAGAAAACATATACAACAAAACTCCCCAGCACAACCCTCTAATCTACCAAAATCTCATAAACTTTCCCCTTCAATTTCCCCCCAAAAATCAAAGACAAACCCTAACCAATTCCAACGCCAAAAAACTAAAATCTCACCCCGCATTGAACTCGAAAAAAAATTACTTATGCTTTTAAACGGCGAGCGGCGCACAGCCCTACGCCTGGTAGAATCAGCCCAAGCGAAATATCCTGATAAAACAATAGATTGGTATTACGAAAAAGTCATTTGGGACATAGAAAGAGACCGGGGCAGGTGA
- a CDS encoding tetratricopeptide repeat protein → MAHTPYSDWIVNPSDHNTRNTQSPIPPIPIELRGKPESLPQTLLTQMKAEEFYNHFFYYRGVKKAQEGDYTGAIETWSQEIRRHPDFAPAYFDRANIRRKLKDLDGALDDYTQVIEICPDCADAYFKRGNTRRDMGDHQSAIEDYNEVLRLNPTFAEAYNNRGNARRDTGNHTGAIEDYNKAVILNPNYAKAYYNRALSRRRIGNSLGAIEDYNNAIRINPDYAKAYYNRAFTYSDLGAKQKALTDLQQAAELFLKHRQMTAYRKIIQDMKQLQP, encoded by the coding sequence TTGGCACACACACCCTACTCCGATTGGATCGTCAATCCGAGCGATCACAACACCAGAAACACCCAATCCCCAATCCCTCCCATTCCCATAGAATTAAGAGGCAAACCCGAATCACTGCCACAAACCTTACTCACTCAGATGAAAGCTGAGGAATTTTACAACCACTTCTTTTATTACCGAGGAGTCAAAAAAGCCCAAGAAGGCGACTACACCGGCGCCATAGAAACCTGGTCACAAGAAATACGCCGCCATCCAGACTTTGCACCGGCCTACTTTGATCGCGCCAACATCCGCCGCAAACTCAAAGACTTAGACGGAGCCCTAGACGACTACACCCAAGTCATCGAAATTTGCCCAGACTGTGCAGACGCCTACTTCAAAAGAGGAAACACCAGACGAGACATGGGAGATCATCAAAGCGCCATCGAAGACTACAACGAAGTCCTCCGACTCAACCCCACCTTTGCCGAAGCCTACAACAACCGAGGCAACGCACGCCGCGACACCGGCAACCACACCGGCGCCATCGAAGACTACAACAAAGCCGTCATACTCAACCCCAACTACGCCAAAGCCTACTACAACCGGGCCCTCTCACGCCGGCGCATCGGCAACTCCCTCGGAGCCATAGAAGACTACAACAACGCCATCCGCATCAACCCCGACTACGCCAAAGCCTACTACAATCGAGCATTCACCTACTCAGATTTAGGCGCAAAACAAAAAGCCCTCACCGACCTCCAACAAGCCGCCGAACTATTCTTAAAACACCGGCAAATGACCGCCTATCGCAAAATCATCCAAGACATGAAACAACTCCAACCCTAA
- a CDS encoding sucrose-phosphate phosphatase, with protein MSSSFLLVTDLDNTLVGDDQALAHLNRHLQNHRTTYGTKIVYSTGRSLTSYQQLRQETQLLDPDALITSVGCEIYHQNSPNPDPAWSEILTPGWNRQLVINTAAEFSQLIPQPEPEQRPYKISYFLTQKDAENIIPKLQNNLQKQNLKIKLIYSSNKDLDIIPQQADKGQAMQYLRKKWQIPSTQTVVCGDSGNDIAMFSAGTQKGIIVGNAQPELLNWHKSNPSPNHYLAKATCAGGILEGLKNFHLLPT; from the coding sequence ATGTCATCATCCTTTTTATTAGTAACAGATTTAGACAACACCCTCGTCGGAGATGACCAAGCCCTCGCCCACCTCAACCGGCACCTCCAGAACCACCGCACAACCTACGGCACAAAAATAGTCTATTCAACAGGCCGTTCCCTCACCAGCTACCAGCAACTCCGCCAAGAAACCCAACTTTTAGATCCAGACGCCCTCATCACATCCGTTGGCTGTGAAATTTATCATCAAAACAGCCCAAACCCAGACCCCGCCTGGTCAGAAATCCTCACCCCCGGATGGAACCGGCAACTCGTAATTAACACCGCCGCCGAATTTAGCCAACTTATCCCTCAACCCGAACCCGAACAAAGACCCTACAAAATCAGCTATTTCTTAACACAAAAAGACGCAGAAAACATCATCCCAAAACTACAAAATAACCTTCAAAAACAAAACTTAAAAATCAAACTAATTTACAGCAGCAACAAAGATTTAGACATCATCCCCCAACAAGCCGACAAAGGACAAGCCATGCAATATTTACGCAAAAAATGGCAAATTCCATCCACCCAAACCGTTGTTTGTGGAGACTCCGGCAACGACATAGCCATGTTCAGCGCCGGCACCCAAAAAGGTATCATCGTCGGAAACGCCCAACCCGAACTGCTAAACTGGCACAAAAGCAACCCATCTCCAAACCACTACCTAGCAAAAGCAACCTGTGCCGGTGGCATCCTAGAAGGACTAAAAAACTTCCACCTCCTACCCACCTAA
- the ruvA gene encoding Holliday junction branch migration protein RuvA: MIAYLKGTVTQIQKTPPNKITLTLETNQIGYEIQIPPRLAEQIRTKTEQIQIFTHQQIREDQHILYGFASAAERDLFRQLISVSGIGPQSALGLLDTLGLETLVQAIVTGNIKALTKAPGVGNKTAERLSLELKTKLGESRKGAGLSVPVVLENSLQEDLEMTLLALGYTNTEVLRVLEALNQEPDLKQAGIEEWIRRAIAWLSRP; encoded by the coding sequence ATGATAGCCTACCTCAAAGGAACCGTAACCCAAATCCAAAAAACCCCTCCCAACAAAATCACCCTCACCCTAGAAACCAATCAAATAGGCTACGAAATCCAAATACCCCCAAGACTAGCAGAACAAATACGAACCAAAACCGAACAAATACAAATTTTCACCCACCAACAAATCAGAGAAGACCAACATATCCTGTATGGCTTTGCCAGCGCCGCCGAAAGAGACTTATTTCGTCAACTCATCAGCGTCAGCGGCATTGGCCCCCAATCAGCCCTTGGCCTCCTCGACACCCTAGGACTTGAAACCCTCGTTCAAGCCATCGTCACCGGCAACATAAAAGCCCTCACAAAAGCCCCTGGAGTCGGCAACAAAACAGCAGAAAGGCTCAGCCTCGAACTTAAAACCAAACTCGGAGAATCGCGCAAAGGAGCCGGTTTAAGCGTGCCGGTTGTCCTCGAAAACAGCCTCCAAGAAGACCTAGAAATGACCCTTTTAGCCCTGGGATACACCAACACCGAAGTCCTGCGAGTCTTAGAAGCCCTAAATCAAGAACCCGATTTAAAACAAGCCGGCATCGAAGAATGGATACGACGAGCTATAGCCTGGTTAAGCCGGCCCTAA
- a CDS encoding SulP family inorganic anion transporter: MSVTNEIDFSNLRGDIFGGVTAAIVSLPLALAFGVASGVGPIAGLYGAVCVGFFAALFGGTPTLISEPTGPMTVVMTGIVASMLAANPDQGLGMAFTIVMLAGLFQIIFGIFKLGKYITLMPYSVISGFMSGIGVILIILQIAPFLGQAPPKGGVLGTFMAIPQLISKVNPPEAILGAVTLAIIFLMPKKFKKIVPPQLVALIIGTLISVTIFKDVDIRRIGEIPVALPSLRMPTFSPDQITIMLVDGVMLGMLGCIDTLLTAVVADSLTRTEHKSDKELIGQGIANIVSGIFGGLPGAGATMGTVVNIQTGATSALSGLTRAVVLLVVVLGAAKLTEPIPMAVLAGIALKVGIDILDWSFLKRSHKISVKGSLIMYGVLLLTVFVDLIVAVGVGVFIANVLTIERLSSLQSQEVKLITDTDDDVRLTPEQKELLDKGKGRVLLFYLSGPMIFGLSKAIAREHNAIKDADVLVMDLSDVPMLGVTASLAIENAIRDAVDKGLQVFIVGASPKIQSRLQTLGIFDLIHPDHVLEDRTVALHQAVNVVYGKGIEA; the protein is encoded by the coding sequence ATGTCAGTAACTAATGAAATTGATTTTAGCAATCTTCGGGGTGATATCTTTGGTGGTGTCACGGCAGCGATTGTTTCACTCCCGCTTGCTCTCGCTTTCGGAGTTGCCTCTGGTGTAGGGCCCATTGCCGGACTCTATGGGGCGGTTTGTGTCGGCTTTTTTGCGGCCTTGTTTGGTGGCACACCAACATTGATTTCTGAACCCACCGGCCCAATGACGGTGGTAATGACCGGCATTGTGGCATCAATGCTGGCAGCTAACCCTGATCAGGGTTTGGGGATGGCTTTTACTATCGTTATGTTGGCCGGCCTGTTTCAGATTATTTTTGGGATTTTTAAGTTAGGGAAATACATTACCTTAATGCCCTATAGCGTCATTTCTGGCTTTATGTCGGGAATTGGCGTAATTTTGATAATTTTGCAAATTGCCCCGTTCCTTGGTCAAGCGCCGCCCAAGGGTGGTGTTTTGGGAACGTTTATGGCTATCCCGCAGTTGATATCGAAGGTGAACCCACCGGAAGCGATTTTAGGTGCGGTAACGCTGGCGATTATTTTCTTGATGCCTAAGAAATTCAAGAAAATCGTGCCGCCTCAGCTTGTGGCTCTTATTATCGGTACGCTGATCTCGGTGACGATATTTAAGGACGTTGATATTCGCCGTATTGGTGAAATTCCTGTTGCTTTGCCTAGTTTGCGAATGCCTACCTTTAGCCCCGATCAAATCACCATTATGCTTGTTGATGGTGTGATGTTGGGGATGTTGGGCTGTATTGATACTTTGTTAACGGCGGTGGTGGCAGATAGTTTGACGCGGACGGAACACAAATCAGATAAGGAATTGATTGGTCAAGGCATTGCTAATATCGTTTCAGGGATTTTTGGGGGTTTGCCTGGTGCCGGTGCAACGATGGGAACGGTTGTTAATATTCAAACCGGCGCAACTTCTGCTTTATCGGGTTTAACTCGTGCTGTGGTGCTTTTGGTGGTGGTGTTGGGGGCGGCAAAATTGACCGAACCAATTCCGATGGCGGTTTTGGCGGGAATTGCCCTTAAGGTGGGGATTGATATTCTCGATTGGAGTTTCTTGAAGCGTTCTCACAAAATATCCGTGAAAGGTTCTTTGATCATGTACGGGGTGCTGCTGCTGACGGTTTTTGTAGACTTGATTGTGGCGGTGGGTGTGGGGGTATTTATTGCCAATGTTCTCACAATTGAACGGTTGAGCAGTTTGCAGTCTCAGGAAGTTAAGCTGATTACGGATACGGATGATGATGTGAGGTTGACTCCTGAGCAAAAGGAATTGCTAGATAAGGGGAAGGGTCGGGTGTTGTTGTTTTATTTAAGTGGCCCGATGATTTTTGGTTTGTCTAAGGCTATCGCCCGTGAGCATAATGCGATTAAGGATGCTGATGTTTTGGTGATGGATCTCAGCGATGTGCCGATGTTGGGGGTTACTGCTTCGTTGGCTATTGAGAATGCGATTCGGGATGCTGTCGATAAAGGGTTGCAAGTCTTTATTGTTGGGGCTAGTCCGAAAATTCAAAGTCGTTTGCAAACGTTGGGCATTTTCGATTTGATTCATCCTGATCACGTTTTGGAAGATCGGACAGTGGCTTTGCACCAAGCGGTTAATGTGGTTTATGGCAAGGGCATTGAAGCTTAA
- the rpsO gene encoding 30S ribosomal protein S15 → MALTQQRKQEVMTSYQVHETDTGSADVQVALLTERINKLSEHLKANSKDHSSRRGLLKMISLRKRLLAYIIKQDQQRYRKLIERLGIRG, encoded by the coding sequence ATGGCACTAACCCAACAGCGAAAACAAGAAGTAATGACGTCCTATCAGGTTCACGAAACCGACACAGGATCAGCAGATGTGCAAGTCGCCCTTTTGACCGAACGCATCAATAAACTCAGCGAACACCTCAAAGCCAATAGCAAAGACCATTCCTCGCGTCGGGGATTGCTAAAAATGATCAGCTTGCGGAAGCGTCTGCTGGCCTACATCATCAAACAAGATCAACAGCGTTATCGCAAACTGATTGAGCGCTTAGGCATTCGCGGTTAA
- a CDS encoding PAM68 family protein — translation MASETDERSRLPFEPAKNRKKSASQRSEASPTPSKEAKKKPNPKPIEKTESKSKTKQPVTKAKTAVPEAVSRRMISRMAVFSGLPTFLGIATFVASYFVITNNWYDLPNSAVVLVSMAFFGIGVLGLSYGVISASWDEEIPGSALGWKEFTTNFERLTAAWRTAGKKDTET, via the coding sequence ATGGCATCAGAAACCGACGAACGCTCACGTCTACCCTTTGAACCGGCCAAAAACCGCAAAAAGTCTGCTTCCCAGCGCTCTGAGGCTTCTCCAACGCCCAGCAAAGAAGCCAAAAAAAAGCCGAACCCAAAACCCATAGAAAAAACCGAGTCTAAAAGCAAAACAAAACAGCCAGTCACAAAGGCTAAAACCGCAGTACCAGAAGCAGTAAGCCGGCGTATGATTAGCCGAATGGCAGTATTTAGTGGGCTTCCAACCTTTTTAGGAATTGCCACCTTTGTTGCCAGTTATTTTGTGATCACCAACAATTGGTATGACTTGCCGAATTCAGCCGTTGTCTTAGTCAGCATGGCATTTTTTGGCATCGGCGTTTTGGGGCTAAGTTACGGAGTGATTTCAGCATCTTGGGATGAAGAAATACCGGGCAGTGCACTAGGCTGGAAAGAGTTTACAACCAATTTCGAGCGCCTCACGGCAGCTTGGCGCACGGCAGGTAAAAAAGACACGGAAACCTGA